Below is a genomic region from Tepidiforma bonchosmolovskayae.
ATTCCCCGTCCCGGCGCCCAGCGCTTCGGCCCCAACTACCAGTCCAAGGCCGATGTCTGGGCCGAAAACTGCCTCATGCTCTACGAGGAGGCCACCCAGCGCCAGTGGAGCTCCGCCCGCGACATCCCCTGGGATACCCTTGAGCCCCTCCCCGACGAGCTCGAGCGGGCCATGTGCCAGCTCGCCACCATGCTCACCGAGGTCGAGTTCATCGCCGGCGACGTCCCCGGCCAGTGGATGCCCTTCGTCTCCGCCCAGGACTTCGAAGCCGGCCTCTTCCTCATGACCCAGATCATGGACGAGGCCCGCCACACCGACGTCTTCCGCAAGCGCGCGCTTGCCAACGGCGGCGGCCTCCTTGCCCAGGGTGCCGGCCTCGGTCTCCGCACCCTCATCGAAGCCCGCGACTTCACCGAAATGTCGGTCCTCATGCACGTCCAGGCTGAAGGTTTCGTCCAGTCGATGTTCCGCATGGGCGAACTCATCGGCCAGACTGAGGCCGATAAGCGCATCTTCCGCATGAGCGCCCAGGACGAGTCCCGCCACCTCGCCTTCGGTGTCATGCACCTCAAGTACGTGCTCGATACGGAGCCCGAGCGCCGCGAAGAAATCCACCACTACCTCGACAAGGCCGAGGGCGACGCCGCCGGCGGCGGCTCCGGCGACGTCACCTTCCCGCCCGTCTTCGAAGCCCTCTGCATCCTTCTCGGCGGCGGCGTCGATAAGTTCGACGAAGGTCTCCAGAAGTTCCTCCTCCTCCGCAAACGGCAGATCAACGAGTACGTCCACCGCCTCACCGTCGCCGGCCTCGGCGACCGCCGCCAGCGTCTCGGCCCCCTGATGGCCCAGTTCCTCGACCCGGCCTGACGCCGGCCCACCGCCTGACGACCGCGGCGGGGCGAACTGCCCCGCCTGTCCAACCCCGCCCGGAGGTACCCCCATGTCGACAGGAGAAGCTCTCGCCCGCGCCGCCCAGGCCGCCCAGGTTGAAATCCCCCAGGAGGCCCGCGACCGCGCCCGTGAACTCGGCTGGGAAGACGGCCTCATCGAACTCGCCCTCGCCAAAGGCCACAGCCTCCAGGTCATCTGGCAGGCCCTCCGCGGCGGCGTCGATGGCAAGCGCGCCAAAGAGTTCCTCCAGGGCGGCCAGGCCGCCATCCCCCGCGACCTCTCCTGGATGCACGTCCCCACTGAGTGGGGCATCCGCGCCCGTCCGAAAGACCCCGCCATGGGCCTCACCATCGCCGACCTCATGATCGGCACCTACGGCGATGTCCCCGACGTCTGGACCAACCGCTCGGAAATCGCCCGCGGCTCCTACCCCAATCCCGTCGTCGAAGACATGGGGTACACCATCTTCGAAAAGGCGCTCGTCTGGGCCGACTGCTGCATCCCGCTCTACGAAGAGGCCATCCGCGACCGCTGGGTCTCGGCCACCGACCTCAACTGGAACAGCCTCGAGCCGCTCCCGCACGACATCGAGCGCGCCGTCTGCCAGTTCATGACCGAACACTCCGAGCGGGCCTACGTCGCCGGCGCGCTCTGGTCCGGCTGGCTCCCCGAAATCTCCTACGGCTTCCTCGAACTGAAGCTCTTCCTCTCCACCGTCATCTACGACCTCGCCCGCCACAGCGAGGCCTTCCGCAAGCGCGCCCTTGCCAACGGCGGCGGCCTCGGCCTGCAGGCGCCCACCGACTTCTCCCGGGTCGCCCGCGAAGCTCGCTCCTTCCCCGAGCTTGCTGCCATCCTCTTCGTCCAGGACAGCATGCTCTACACCCTCTTCTCCCACGGCGACGAGTTCGCCCAGAACCAGCTCGAGCGCGACCTCTACCGCCTCGTCGCCCGCGACCGCAAGCGGATGCTCGACTACCACATCGAGCGCCTGAAGCACATGCTCTTCAAACTCCCCGACCGCCGCGACGAGCAGAACCTCTACTTCAACAAGGCCGAATCCCGCATGGGCAAAGAGTGGCTCGACCCTGCCGTCAGCGAACCCCTCGCGATCCTCCTCGGCGGCGGCGTCGACAACATCGCGCGCGGCCGCGAGAAGCTGCGGGAGCTCCGCAAAGCCCAGGTCGACAACTACCTCGAGCACCTGCGCCAGGCCACCTTCATCCGCAAGCACATCAACGGCCGGCTGGAGCAGGCCGCCCAGGCCTGAACCGCACCGCCGGACACGATCCGGGGCTCCCCGCAGGGGAGCCCCGGCCGCGCGGAGCGGACGCGCTCCGCACACAGGCGCGTCAGCGGACGCCGAACGCCGCCCGCAGCCGTGCCCAGCGACCCGTCGCCACCCGGGCTGGCGCCCGCCGGTCTGCTGCGGAGCCGCCGCCCTTCAGGGCCTCCGCGTGTTCGAACCGCCGCCGCAGCCACTCCGGCTCCGGCACCCCGGTCGCGAACAGCCGCCCGTCGTGCGTCGCCGCGAGCCCATGCTCACGCGGCTGGAATGGATACTGGAACATCACGTCACCATCCTTTCGCATCTGCCGATGCCTGCCGGCGCCGATCGCCGCCCGCGCGTCCTGGCCGCCACCGGAGCCGGAGGCTGCGCTCCTCCCTGCGGATCGCAGCCAGCGCGACCCGGTGGGTGAATCCGGGCTGACGGGTAAGCCTCTCGCCGAGCGGCTTCCCGGTCACCCATGCCGTTTCTTCCACTGATTTGCCAAGTATTGGATGCAACACCGTGCCCCTCCTGCCCGCTGAACTGGGCAGCATTGTCCGATGCAGACCACTGCACCGTGAGCTGGTCTACATCCTGGTGGAGCAAAAACTGGTGCGGACCCGGCCGCTTTGGAGAAGAAAGAAAAGCGCCGTACCGCTGGCGGTACGGCGCTCTGCCGTGGTGCCGTTGCGGTTCGTTTAGCCTGGCAATGTGCCCGGGAGTGCGTCATGACGCGGCGCAGTCGAAATCGTCTTGCTGGTCATCATCGTCTCCTTCGGCGTCATGTCGCCTTCTGCTAACTGGTAACGACCTTACCCCGAAAAGGTTACCCCGGCAAGGCCAATTCCTGTGAAATCGGCTGGACCACACCGAGCTGCCCGGCTCCCCCCGCTCCGGTTCCGCCGGGACGAACTGGCGTACACTCGTGCCCATGGTCGTCCGGCCCGCCCTCGGCGCTGCCCTCATCCTGGCAGCAGCGTTCCTGCCCGGCGCATATCGCCTGCCCGCGCCAGCCGCCGCCGGCCCGGGAGAGGCGCCGCCCTTCGCTGCCGGCCTCCGCTACATCGGCCGCGACCCCCTCACCGGCCTTCCCGACCGCGTCGATGACCGCTTCATCGCCGCGGCCGAGCGCGCCATCGAACGCTACGGCAGGGACGCGGGCGAGCCGGTTCCGCCCCCGCCGCCGGGCGCAGTCGATGTGGCCGCCCTCGCCATCCCGGCTATCGGCATCGACGGAGCGCCCATCCGCCGCTTCGGCCTCGATGCCTACGGCCGGCTCGATGTCCCGCAGGACACCGTGACCGTCGGCTGGAACCCCGCCTACACCAGTCTGCCCGGCACCGGAGGCAGCACCTTTTTCGCCGCGCACTTCGAATACCGCGGGCGACCCGGGGTCTTCGCCCGCCTTGCTGCGCTCCGCCACGGCGACCGCGTCGAGGTGACCCTCACCGACGGCTCGGTCCACACCTATCGCGTCGTCTCCGTCGTCGACTATGCCCTGGCCGCCATCGACATGGGCGCTATCCTCCGCGGCCTCGAGGGCCGGGAAAGCGTGGTCCTCATGACCTGCAGCGGCCCCGCGAACGAAGGCGAGTACGCCTTCCGCACCGTCGTGCTCGCCGAACGGGCCGACTGACCGCGCCCGCTACCCCGCCAGCCGCCGTCCTTTCCATTCAGCCCGCCCGCCCCGCCACGCCGCCAGCGACCGCACCGCCGCAAACGCCCCTGCAGCGGCGACCAGCGGTCCCTCGGCCGCCAGCCGAAGCGGCAGCCCGAATTTCCGCGCGACGGCCAGCCAGGTCGCCGCCCCAAGGACGAGTTCGGCCCCACCGGCCGCCGCGGCGCGCCGCCGCCCGGCAGCGGCGCCGATTACCAGCGCGAGCGCCGGCCACGTGAACGCCCGCAGCAGCCAGGCCCAGGCCAGCACGTAGGGCACGGTCCGCCCGCCCATCGCCGGGAACAGGTTCTTCTCCAGCCCCGCCAGAGCCTCGCTCCGGCCCCGGTACATCCGGCACGCGCTCACCTCGCGGCCCGACGCAACCCGCCACCGCAGGCCCGCGCGCGTTGCCAGCCGGGCGAACGCCACATCCTCTGCCGCCGCACTCCGGACCGCAGCGTGGCCGCCCAGCCGGCCGTACGCCTCCCGCCGGAAGGCAAGCACCTGCCCGACGGCGCCCGCCGCGAATGCCAGCCCGAACCGCTGCGCTCCGGCCGGCGAGAGGTGCGTCATCAGCGCCCACGGGATCAGCGGCACCGTCCACCGCTCCCACGCGCCGCCGAGCTCCTGCCGCGGCACCACCGAAAGCAGGTCCAGCCGCTCCCGCTCCATCGCCGCAGCCACGGCAGCGACCATCCCCGGCGCGTGCCACGTGTCCGCGTCCGCGAACACCAGCAGCTCCGCATCGGCCGCGGCCTCCGCCAGCTGCGCGCAGGCCCACGGTTTCCCCAGCCACCCGTCGGGCAGTGGGCTCCCGCGAAGCACGGTCAGCCGTCCGTCCTCCTGCTGGAGCCGCGCGAGAATGTCCGCCGTTCTGTCGGTCGAACCGTCGTCGAGAACGATCACCCGCAGCGCCTCCCACTCCTGCGCCAGCAGCGAACGCACGCACCGCCCGATTCCCCGCTCCTCGTTCCGGGCCGGCACCAGGACCGCGACGGCCGGCCTCCACGCAGCCGGGCGTGCGCCCCCGTCCAGCACCGGCGTGCGCCGCAGGTTCCAGGCCGTGTTCGCACCTACCGCCGCCAGGTAGATGAGCACACCGCGGTCGTTGCGGAGCGCCCGCGTCACTGCTCCGGAGGTGCGCCCGGCCAGCCGGCGGATCATCGCTCCCGCACGGGCGGCCAGCCGAACCGCGCCCGGTACGCCCACGCCAGCGAGGCCGTCGTCAGAAGCCACGCCGCGAACGACTCCGCCCGCCGTTGCGGCCGGTTGAGGAGCGCCGCAACCAGCAGCGCCGGCGCGCCCGCCGCCACTGCCCACCCTTCCCGCAGGTGCAGCACCCCGTGCCCGAGCGCCAGCGCGGCCCCGAACGCCAGCGCAGACCACGGCCCGCCGAGCGCCGTCCAGGCCCCGAATGTGGCGGCCAGCCCCTTCCCGCCCCGCCCGCCCAGTAGCGGGCTCGTCCGGTGCCCGAGCACGGGCGCCACCGCCGCAGCGACCAGCTCCGGGCCGCGCGTCCCCCGCCGCAGCGCGAGCGCCACCGGAGCCGCCCCCTTCGCCCAGTCGGCCACGGCAGCGGCCGCACCGGCCAGACGTCCTCCTCCCTTCCAGGCGTTGGCCGCGCCCGGGTTCCCATCGCCCACCGCCCGGATATCCGCGCCGCGCAGCCGCGCCGCCCATGCCGCGAACGGCAGCGCCCCGAGCGCGTACCCCGCCAGCGCCCATCCTCCCCTCATGCCGGTCCCGCCTCCGCGGCCCGTCTCCGGATCGCCGCGGCGATCGTCCGCGCCCGCTCACGGCCTTCGGGCGCCAGCAGCAGCGTCAGCCCGACCGCGACCAGGCCGTTCGTGACCAGGAAGAACACGAACTCTTCAACCGGCAGCCCGCCCGGCAGAAAGACCTCCGTCGACGTCCGCTCAGCGATGTGCCAGATGCCGTCGTTGATGGCAATCGTATCGGCCGCCGCCAGGTACAGCGTCGGGACGCCGAACCCCGGCACCACCACCCGCCACCAGCGAACCAGGATGTCCGCGCCGAACCCGAGCTGCAGCGCCAGCGGCGGGGCAGCCCACGCGAGGATCAGCCCGAGATACCGCATCGACT
It encodes:
- a CDS encoding glycosyltransferase, with the protein product MASDDGLAGVGVPGAVRLAARAGAMIRRLAGRTSGAVTRALRNDRGVLIYLAAVGANTAWNLRRTPVLDGGARPAAWRPAVAVLVPARNEERGIGRCVRSLLAQEWEALRVIVLDDGSTDRTADILARLQQEDGRLTVLRGSPLPDGWLGKPWACAQLAEAAADAELLVFADADTWHAPGMVAAVAAAMERERLDLLSVVPRQELGGAWERWTVPLIPWALMTHLSPAGAQRFGLAFAAGAVGQVLAFRREAYGRLGGHAAVRSAAAEDVAFARLATRAGLRWRVASGREVSACRMYRGRSEALAGLEKNLFPAMGGRTVPYVLAWAWLLRAFTWPALALVIGAAAGRRRAAAAGGAELVLGAATWLAVARKFGLPLRLAAEGPLVAAAGAFAAVRSLAAWRGGRAEWKGRRLAG
- a CDS encoding ferritin family protein, with translation MAANPATESSLDLSWLDLYEDATSAEPGKKGLTLKEINLGRYADTARGAGDMTYRMRGAIPRPGAQRFGPNYQSKADVWAENCLMLYEEATQRQWSSARDIPWDTLEPLPDELERAMCQLATMLTEVEFIAGDVPGQWMPFVSAQDFEAGLFLMTQIMDEARHTDVFRKRALANGGGLLAQGAGLGLRTLIEARDFTEMSVLMHVQAEGFVQSMFRMGELIGQTEADKRIFRMSAQDESRHLAFGVMHLKYVLDTEPERREEIHHYLDKAEGDAAGGGSGDVTFPPVFEALCILLGGGVDKFDEGLQKFLLLRKRQINEYVHRLTVAGLGDRRQRLGPLMAQFLDPA
- a CDS encoding glycerol-3-phosphate acyltransferase, whose product is MRGGWALAGYALGALPFAAWAARLRGADIRAVGDGNPGAANAWKGGGRLAGAAAAVADWAKGAAPVALALRRGTRGPELVAAAVAPVLGHRTSPLLGGRGGKGLAATFGAWTALGGPWSALAFGAALALGHGVLHLREGWAVAAGAPALLVAALLNRPQRRAESFAAWLLTTASLAWAYRARFGWPPVRER
- a CDS encoding class F sortase; translation: MVVRPALGAALILAAAFLPGAYRLPAPAAAGPGEAPPFAAGLRYIGRDPLTGLPDRVDDRFIAAAERAIERYGRDAGEPVPPPPPGAVDVAALAIPAIGIDGAPIRRFGLDAYGRLDVPQDTVTVGWNPAYTSLPGTGGSTFFAAHFEYRGRPGVFARLAALRHGDRVEVTLTDGSVHTYRVVSVVDYALAAIDMGAILRGLEGRESVVLMTCSGPANEGEYAFRTVVLAERAD